In Tachysurus fulvidraco isolate hzauxx_2018 chromosome 25, HZAU_PFXX_2.0, whole genome shotgun sequence, the following proteins share a genomic window:
- the LOC113658754 gene encoding ATPase family AAA domain-containing protein 2 isoform X3, producing the protein MVMLRSSSSGAEAPKRDSDMDTSSEFLSLRRAHKKKSLDDSCSSTENRPSNGYLSAKEINSVGRSGMKTRAKTDKHAVSFADVSNNPNGSPQKDEKSMKHLRKSPRLQKDEKSGDELTAEDEINGTAASKSLCARLQERKVDCTVRRSSRITRYKFNARDQSVLYDRLITNTAEAVLQKMDDMQKMRRRLGSRDSKKEDLRMYTGSKRKRTTRSSERTDEESADEQENGHDEYTDQEDENEDEEGTGEEEEEEEEGDNDDDDDDDDDDDEEEEDNQKRYEFRQRKAVVRYQAPLKEPRKQSIFFRRHSTPSRRRYSFSTTRPCSPYSRHRSSRRRHAIHSSDSTSSSSSDEEKFERRRSKSRNRPANRCLPMNVRKEDLLGIHKDRIKIGASLADVDPMQIDQTVRFDSIGGLNRHIAALKEMVVFPLLYPEVFERFKIQPPRGCLFYGPPGTGKTLVARALANECSQGEKKVSFFMRKGADCLSKWVGESERQLRLLFDQAYQMRPSIIFFDEIDGIAPVRSSRQDQIHSSIVSTLLALMDGLDSRGEVVVIGATNRLDAIDPALRRPGRFDREFLFSLPDREARKDILKIHTRQWDPQPSDAFLEELADKCVGYCGADIKAVCAEAALCALRRRYPQIYTTSQKLLLDVASISVEGRDFLSAMRKIVPTSQRAMVSPAKALTTVIQPLLANTLCEAMKALQRVFPHVEQGIKKRKKDNNAVGVLDDLLQSEDEASFMCTSNPAQTNTGPTGSFLHFTNRIAAQEPTTFRPRLLLCGNLGSGQSTHLGPAMLHTLEKFTVYTLDMAVLFGVSTTSPEEACAQLFCEAKRTAPSILYIPHMQRWWDTVSSALRATFLSLLQDIPSFSPILLLATCNLPYHSLYTEVQDLFRIEYGEVFDIPLPSKEERHKFFEDLILNQASKAPSSKREAVLQALEVLPVAPPPPPRQLSEQEQQKLEEQEEDTLRELRLFLRDVTNRLAQDKRFKAFTKPVDTEEVPDYTTVIKQPMDLSTLLSRIDLHKYHTVKDYLHDVDLIWKNALEYNPDKDPSDRLIRHRACALKDTVHAIIKDELDENFEKICVEIKESRLRRGCTSSRFTPSYYHVLPKIQASSEPKTNESGPSKDSPVTATVTTPKQPVAQRKRRRKRLWSNGLMRRKKSTPLHTKDTNVAESDEDDDDEDEEEGKTAEQDLNESEQIDRSENPETVHSHNGQVSSVEGDCTDSSVDGIQNGKTTGILDGENRNNGEVQPMEHSGDKRGAEGDAGVEKGIKHMTRGLKLQAQKQLDFNTAMKAQEQKSQQVIVDHNKLKNLLQMVVVKTEGYEVDRLEKLYARLCQSIYRHRKNHDKTALIQEMTKEVEFS; encoded by the exons ATGGTGATGCTACGCAGCAGTAGTTCTGGTGCTGAGGCGCCGAAACGGGACTCGGACATGGACACGAGCTCCGAGTTTCTGTCGCTGCGGCGCGCGCACAAAAAGAAGAGTCTGGATGACAGCTGCAGCAGCACCGAGAACAGACCCAGTAAC GGTTATTTGTCtgctaaagaaataaacagtgtgGGGAGAAGTGGCATGAAGACCAGAgccaaaacagacaaacatgcTGTTTCTTTTGCTGATGTGAGCAACAACCCGAATGGCTCTCCTCAAAAGGACGAGAAAAGCATGAAGCATTTAAG GAAATCTCCCAGATTGCAGAAAGATGAGAAGTCTGGTGATGAActtactg CTGAAGATGAGATTAATGGGACTGCAGCCTCAAAAAGTCTTTGTGCCCGATTACAAGAGAGAAAGGTGGACTGCACTGTGAGACGCAGCTCAAGAATCACAAGATACAAGTTTAACGCCAGGGATCAATCTGTCCTCTATGACCGGCTTATTACTAA CACTGCAGAAGCTGTTCTCCAGAAAATGGATGACATGCAGAAAATGCGCCGAAGGCTCGGTAGCAGAGACTCTAAAAAGGAG GATCTTAGAATGTATACCGGATCCAAGAGGAAGAGAACCACGAGGTCCTCTGAGAGAACAGACGAGGAGAGTGCCGATGAGCAAGAGAATGGCCATGATG AATACACTGATCAGGAGGATGAAAATGAAGACGAAGAAGGCActggagaagaagaggaagaggaggaggagggggacaacgatgacgacgacgatgatgacgacgatgatgacgaAGAGGAAGAAGATAATCAGAAACGCTATGAATTCAGACAGAGAAAAGCCGTTGTACGCTACCAAGCTCCTCTCAAGG AGCCTAGGAAGCAGAGTATATTTTTCCGCCGCCACTCAACCCCATCCAGACGGAGGTATTCGTTCAGCACCACGAGACCATGCAGTCCATACAGCAGACACAGAAGTAGCAG aCGTAGACACGCCATTCACAGTAGCGACTcgacctcctcctcttcatccgaTGAGGAGAAATTTGAAAGGCGGAGGAGTAAGAGTAGGAACAGGCCAGCAAACAG ATGCCTGCCAATGAATGTCCGGAAAGAGGATCTCTTAGGAATTCACAAGGACCGTATTAAGATCGGAGCAAGTCTTGCGGATGTTGATCCGATGCAGATTGACCAGAcg GTGCGCTTTGACAGTATCGGTGGTTTGAATAGACACATTGCTGCTTTAAAGGAAATGGTGGTCTTTCCTTTGCTCTACCCTGAGGTCTTTGAGCGGTTTAAGATTCAACCTCCAAG AGGCTGTCTATTTTACGGTCCTCCGGGTACTGGGAAGACTCTGGTGGCACGAGCGCTggccaatgaatgcagtcaagGGGAGAAGAAGGTGTCCTTCTTTATGAGGAAAGGAGCCGACTGCCTTAGCAAATGGGTGGGAGAATCAGAAAGACAGCTTCGACTCCTTTTCGACCAG GCATATCAGATGCGTCCATCTATTATATTCTTTGATGAAATTGACGGGATTGCACCTGTTCGTTCTAGTAGACAAGACCAGATCCACAG CTCCATCGTGTCCACTCTGCTGGCTTTGATGGACGGACTGGACAGTCGTGGTGAGGTGGTCGTAATTGGAGCCACTAATCGTCTGGACGCCATAGATCCTGCTCTCAGACGGCCTGGACGCTTCGACAGGGAGTTTTTGTTCAGCCTTCCTGACAGAGAG GCTCgtaaagacattttaaagatCCACACACGACAGTGGGATCCCCAGCCATCAGATGCGTTCCTAGAGGAACTGGCTGACAAGTGTGTCG gttactGCGGCGCAGACATTAAAGCAGTGTGTGCAGAAGCAGCCCTCTGTGCCTTGCGCCGTCGCTACCCCCAGATCTACACCACCTCGCAAAAACTCCTTTTAGATGTCGCGTCTATCAGCGTGGAAGGCCGTGACTTCTTGTCCGCCATGAGGAAGATTGTGCCGACGTCTCAAAGGGCTATGGTGTCACCGGCCAAAGCTCTGACAACTGTAATTCAACCCCTGCTGGCTAACACACTCTGTGAAGCCATGAAGGCTCTGCAGAGGGTTTTCCCTCATGTGGAGCAGGGcataaagaagaggaaaaaggaCAATA ATGCGGTCGGCGTTTTAGACGACTTGCTGCAGAGTGAAGATGAGGCCTCCTTTATGTGCACTAGTAATCCTGCCCAGACTAATACAGGCCCAACTGGCTCCTTTCTTCATTTTACCaa CAGGATAGCTGCACAGGAGCCGACCACGTTTAGGCCGCGGCTGCTGCTCTGTGGGAATCTGGGCTCGGGGCAGAGTACACACCTGGGCCCTGCGATGCTGCATACATTGGAGAAGTTTACCGTCTACACACTGGACATGGCGGTGCTTTTTGGAGTCAGCACTACCAGCCCAGAGGAGGCGTGTGCACAG ctgttctgtgaagctaaAAGAACAGCACCCAGCATCCTGTACATACCACATATGCAACGCTGGTGGGACACGGTGAGTTCTGCACTCAGAGCCACGTTCCTCAGTCTCCTGCAGGACATCCCCTCCTTCTCGCCCATCCTCCTCCTTGCCACATGCAACCTGCCGTATCACAGCCTCTACACAGAG GTGCAGGATCTGTTTCGTATCGAGTACGGGGAGGTGTTCGACATCCCACTTCCCTCCAAAGAGGAGAGGCACAAGTTCTTTGAGGATCTTATTCTGAACCAAGCTTCCAAAGCTCCTTCTTCTAAAAGAGAAGCGG TTCTTCAGGCTCTGGAAGTTCTTCCAGTGGcccctccacctcctccacgCCAGCTCTCTGAGCAAGAGCAGCAGAAACTAGAGGAACAGGAAGAAGACACACTCAGGGAACTCCGCCTCTTCCTACGTGATGTCACCAACAGACTCGCTCAGGACAAGCGCTTCAAGGCTTTCACAAAGCCAGTGGACACCGAGGAG GTTCCCGATTACACTACAGTCATTAAGCAGCCCATGGACCTCTCCACGTTACTCTCCAGAATCGATCTGCATAAATATCACACTGTTAAAGACTATCTTCACGATGTGGACCTGATTTGGAAGAATGCTTTAGAGTATAATCCAGACAAAGATCCCTCAG ATCGCTTGATCAGACATCGTGCCTGCGCACTCAAGGACACTGTTCATGCCATCATCAAAGATGAATTAGATGAAAACTTTGAAAAGATCTGTGTTGAGATCAAGGAGTCCCGTCTGAGACGAg gTTGTACATCGTCCAGGTTTACACCTTCATATTACCACGTTCTGCCAAAAATCCAAGCATCTTCAGAGCCAAAGACTAATGAAAGTGGCCCTTCCAAAGATTCCCCTGTTACAGCAACAGTGACCACACCAAAACAACCAG TTGCACAGAGGAAACGGAGGCGCAAGAGGCTTTGGAGCAATGGGCTAATGCGCCGTAAGAAGTCTACACCGTTGCACACTAAAGACACGAACGTAGCCGAGTCGGATGAAGACGATGAcgatgaggatgaagaagagggAAAAACAGCAGAGCAGGACCTAAATGAGTCTGAACAGATCGACAGGAGCGAAAACCCAGAAACTGTGCACAGCCACAATGGACAGGTCAGCAGCGTCGAAGGAGATTGCACCGATTCGTCTGTGGATGGGATCCAGAATGGAAAAACTACTGGAATACTGGATGGAGAGAATAGAAACAATGGTGAGGTCCAACCAATGGAGCACTCCGGTGATAAAAGGGGTGCAGAGGGAGATGCAGGTGTAG aGAAAGGGATAAAGCATATGACCAGAGGCTTAAAGTTACAGGCTCAGAAGCAGCTTGATTTCAACACTGCCATGAAGGCCCAGGAGCAGAAGAGCCAGCAAGTCATTGTGGATCACAACAAGCTAAAG AATCTTTTGCAGATGGTGGTAGTGAAGACTGAGGGTTACGAGGTTGACCGTTTAGAGAAGCTTTACGCCCGTTTGTGCCAGAGCATCTACAGACACAGGAAAAATCATGACAAGACCGCACTTATACAG GAGATGACAAAGGAGGTGGAGTTTTCATAG
- the LOC113658754 gene encoding ATPase family AAA domain-containing protein 2 isoform X4 has product MVMLRSSSSGAEAPKRDSDMDTSSEFLSLRRAHKKKSLDDSCSSTENRPSNGYLSAKEINSVGRSGMKTRAKTDKHAVSFADVSNNPNGSPQKDEKSMKHLRKSPRLQKDEKSGDELTAEDEINGTAASKSLCARLQERKVDCTVRRSSRITRYKFNARDQSVLYDRLITNTAEAVLQKMDDMQKMRRRLGSRDSKKEDLRMYTGSKRKRTTRSSERTDEESADEQENGHDEYTDQEDENEDEEGTGEEEEEEEEGDNDDDDDDDDDDDEEEEDNQKRYEFRQRKAVVRYQAPLKEPRKQSIFFRRHSTPSRRRYSFSTTRPCSPYSRHRSSRRRHAIHSSDSTSSSSSDEEKFERRRSKSRNRPANRCLPMNVRKEDLLGIHKDRIKIGASLADVDPMQIDQTVRFDSIGGLNRHIAALKEMVVFPLLYPEVFERFKIQPPRGCLFYGPPGTGKTLVARALANECSQGEKKVSFFMRKGADCLSKWVGESERQLRLLFDQAYQMRPSIIFFDEIDGIAPVRSSRQDQIHSSIVSTLLALMDGLDSRGEVVVIGATNRLDAIDPALRRPGRFDREFLFSLPDREARKDILKIHTRQWDPQPSDAFLEELADKCVGYCGADIKAVCAEAALCALRRRYPQIYTTSQKLLLDVASISVEGRDFLSAMRKIVPTSQRAMVSPAKALTTVIQPLLANTLCEAMKALQRVFPHVEQGIKKRKKDNNAVGVLDDLLQSEDEASFMCTSNPAQTNTGPTGSFLHFTKIAAQEPTTFRPRLLLCGNLGSGQSTHLGPAMLHTLEKFTVYTLDMAVLFGVSTTSPEEACAQLFCEAKRTAPSILYIPHMQRWWDTVSSALRATFLSLLQDIPSFSPILLLATCNLPYHSLYTEVQDLFRIEYGEVFDIPLPSKEERHKFFEDLILNQASKAPSSKREAVLQALEVLPVAPPPPPRQLSEQEQQKLEEQEEDTLRELRLFLRDVTNRLAQDKRFKAFTKPVDTEEVPDYTTVIKQPMDLSTLLSRIDLHKYHTVKDYLHDVDLIWKNALEYNPDKDPSDRLIRHRACALKDTVHAIIKDELDENFEKICVEIKESRLRRGCTSSRFTPSYYHVLPKIQASSEPKTNESGPSKDSPVTATVTTPKQPVAQRKRRRKRLWSNGLMRRKKSTPLHTKDTNVAESDEDDDDEDEEEGKTAEQDLNESEQIDRSENPETVHSHNGQVSSVEGDCTDSSVDGIQNGKTTGILDGENRNNGEVQPMEHSGDKRGAEGDAGVEKGIKHMTRGLKLQAQKQLDFNTAMKAQEQKSQQVIVDHNKLKNLLQMVVVKTEGYEVDRLEKLYARLCQSIYRHRKNHDKTALIQEMTKEVEFS; this is encoded by the exons ATGGTGATGCTACGCAGCAGTAGTTCTGGTGCTGAGGCGCCGAAACGGGACTCGGACATGGACACGAGCTCCGAGTTTCTGTCGCTGCGGCGCGCGCACAAAAAGAAGAGTCTGGATGACAGCTGCAGCAGCACCGAGAACAGACCCAGTAAC GGTTATTTGTCtgctaaagaaataaacagtgtgGGGAGAAGTGGCATGAAGACCAGAgccaaaacagacaaacatgcTGTTTCTTTTGCTGATGTGAGCAACAACCCGAATGGCTCTCCTCAAAAGGACGAGAAAAGCATGAAGCATTTAAG GAAATCTCCCAGATTGCAGAAAGATGAGAAGTCTGGTGATGAActtactg CTGAAGATGAGATTAATGGGACTGCAGCCTCAAAAAGTCTTTGTGCCCGATTACAAGAGAGAAAGGTGGACTGCACTGTGAGACGCAGCTCAAGAATCACAAGATACAAGTTTAACGCCAGGGATCAATCTGTCCTCTATGACCGGCTTATTACTAA CACTGCAGAAGCTGTTCTCCAGAAAATGGATGACATGCAGAAAATGCGCCGAAGGCTCGGTAGCAGAGACTCTAAAAAGGAG GATCTTAGAATGTATACCGGATCCAAGAGGAAGAGAACCACGAGGTCCTCTGAGAGAACAGACGAGGAGAGTGCCGATGAGCAAGAGAATGGCCATGATG AATACACTGATCAGGAGGATGAAAATGAAGACGAAGAAGGCActggagaagaagaggaagaggaggaggagggggacaacgatgacgacgacgatgatgacgacgatgatgacgaAGAGGAAGAAGATAATCAGAAACGCTATGAATTCAGACAGAGAAAAGCCGTTGTACGCTACCAAGCTCCTCTCAAGG AGCCTAGGAAGCAGAGTATATTTTTCCGCCGCCACTCAACCCCATCCAGACGGAGGTATTCGTTCAGCACCACGAGACCATGCAGTCCATACAGCAGACACAGAAGTAGCAG aCGTAGACACGCCATTCACAGTAGCGACTcgacctcctcctcttcatccgaTGAGGAGAAATTTGAAAGGCGGAGGAGTAAGAGTAGGAACAGGCCAGCAAACAG ATGCCTGCCAATGAATGTCCGGAAAGAGGATCTCTTAGGAATTCACAAGGACCGTATTAAGATCGGAGCAAGTCTTGCGGATGTTGATCCGATGCAGATTGACCAGAcg GTGCGCTTTGACAGTATCGGTGGTTTGAATAGACACATTGCTGCTTTAAAGGAAATGGTGGTCTTTCCTTTGCTCTACCCTGAGGTCTTTGAGCGGTTTAAGATTCAACCTCCAAG AGGCTGTCTATTTTACGGTCCTCCGGGTACTGGGAAGACTCTGGTGGCACGAGCGCTggccaatgaatgcagtcaagGGGAGAAGAAGGTGTCCTTCTTTATGAGGAAAGGAGCCGACTGCCTTAGCAAATGGGTGGGAGAATCAGAAAGACAGCTTCGACTCCTTTTCGACCAG GCATATCAGATGCGTCCATCTATTATATTCTTTGATGAAATTGACGGGATTGCACCTGTTCGTTCTAGTAGACAAGACCAGATCCACAG CTCCATCGTGTCCACTCTGCTGGCTTTGATGGACGGACTGGACAGTCGTGGTGAGGTGGTCGTAATTGGAGCCACTAATCGTCTGGACGCCATAGATCCTGCTCTCAGACGGCCTGGACGCTTCGACAGGGAGTTTTTGTTCAGCCTTCCTGACAGAGAG GCTCgtaaagacattttaaagatCCACACACGACAGTGGGATCCCCAGCCATCAGATGCGTTCCTAGAGGAACTGGCTGACAAGTGTGTCG gttactGCGGCGCAGACATTAAAGCAGTGTGTGCAGAAGCAGCCCTCTGTGCCTTGCGCCGTCGCTACCCCCAGATCTACACCACCTCGCAAAAACTCCTTTTAGATGTCGCGTCTATCAGCGTGGAAGGCCGTGACTTCTTGTCCGCCATGAGGAAGATTGTGCCGACGTCTCAAAGGGCTATGGTGTCACCGGCCAAAGCTCTGACAACTGTAATTCAACCCCTGCTGGCTAACACACTCTGTGAAGCCATGAAGGCTCTGCAGAGGGTTTTCCCTCATGTGGAGCAGGGcataaagaagaggaaaaaggaCAATA ATGCGGTCGGCGTTTTAGACGACTTGCTGCAGAGTGAAGATGAGGCCTCCTTTATGTGCACTAGTAATCCTGCCCAGACTAATACAGGCCCAACTGGCTCCTTTCTTCATTTTACCaa GATAGCTGCACAGGAGCCGACCACGTTTAGGCCGCGGCTGCTGCTCTGTGGGAATCTGGGCTCGGGGCAGAGTACACACCTGGGCCCTGCGATGCTGCATACATTGGAGAAGTTTACCGTCTACACACTGGACATGGCGGTGCTTTTTGGAGTCAGCACTACCAGCCCAGAGGAGGCGTGTGCACAG ctgttctgtgaagctaaAAGAACAGCACCCAGCATCCTGTACATACCACATATGCAACGCTGGTGGGACACGGTGAGTTCTGCACTCAGAGCCACGTTCCTCAGTCTCCTGCAGGACATCCCCTCCTTCTCGCCCATCCTCCTCCTTGCCACATGCAACCTGCCGTATCACAGCCTCTACACAGAG GTGCAGGATCTGTTTCGTATCGAGTACGGGGAGGTGTTCGACATCCCACTTCCCTCCAAAGAGGAGAGGCACAAGTTCTTTGAGGATCTTATTCTGAACCAAGCTTCCAAAGCTCCTTCTTCTAAAAGAGAAGCGG TTCTTCAGGCTCTGGAAGTTCTTCCAGTGGcccctccacctcctccacgCCAGCTCTCTGAGCAAGAGCAGCAGAAACTAGAGGAACAGGAAGAAGACACACTCAGGGAACTCCGCCTCTTCCTACGTGATGTCACCAACAGACTCGCTCAGGACAAGCGCTTCAAGGCTTTCACAAAGCCAGTGGACACCGAGGAG GTTCCCGATTACACTACAGTCATTAAGCAGCCCATGGACCTCTCCACGTTACTCTCCAGAATCGATCTGCATAAATATCACACTGTTAAAGACTATCTTCACGATGTGGACCTGATTTGGAAGAATGCTTTAGAGTATAATCCAGACAAAGATCCCTCAG ATCGCTTGATCAGACATCGTGCCTGCGCACTCAAGGACACTGTTCATGCCATCATCAAAGATGAATTAGATGAAAACTTTGAAAAGATCTGTGTTGAGATCAAGGAGTCCCGTCTGAGACGAg gTTGTACATCGTCCAGGTTTACACCTTCATATTACCACGTTCTGCCAAAAATCCAAGCATCTTCAGAGCCAAAGACTAATGAAAGTGGCCCTTCCAAAGATTCCCCTGTTACAGCAACAGTGACCACACCAAAACAACCAG TTGCACAGAGGAAACGGAGGCGCAAGAGGCTTTGGAGCAATGGGCTAATGCGCCGTAAGAAGTCTACACCGTTGCACACTAAAGACACGAACGTAGCCGAGTCGGATGAAGACGATGAcgatgaggatgaagaagagggAAAAACAGCAGAGCAGGACCTAAATGAGTCTGAACAGATCGACAGGAGCGAAAACCCAGAAACTGTGCACAGCCACAATGGACAGGTCAGCAGCGTCGAAGGAGATTGCACCGATTCGTCTGTGGATGGGATCCAGAATGGAAAAACTACTGGAATACTGGATGGAGAGAATAGAAACAATGGTGAGGTCCAACCAATGGAGCACTCCGGTGATAAAAGGGGTGCAGAGGGAGATGCAGGTGTAG aGAAAGGGATAAAGCATATGACCAGAGGCTTAAAGTTACAGGCTCAGAAGCAGCTTGATTTCAACACTGCCATGAAGGCCCAGGAGCAGAAGAGCCAGCAAGTCATTGTGGATCACAACAAGCTAAAG AATCTTTTGCAGATGGTGGTAGTGAAGACTGAGGGTTACGAGGTTGACCGTTTAGAGAAGCTTTACGCCCGTTTGTGCCAGAGCATCTACAGACACAGGAAAAATCATGACAAGACCGCACTTATACAG GAGATGACAAAGGAGGTGGAGTTTTCATAG